In Candidatus Sedimenticola sp. (ex Thyasira tokunagai), the following proteins share a genomic window:
- a CDS encoding Re/Si-specific NAD(P)(+) transhydrogenase subunit alpha: MKIGVPKEVHDGECRVAMTPETAEQIQKLGFSVALESGAGEKAHFTDEAYREAGVEIVEDVKALWADSDIVMKVRAPECHPALGIDESELLREGGNLISFIWPAQNEELLERLKARKATIMAMDSVPRISRAQKLDALSSMANIAGYRAVVEAASQFGRFFTGQITAAGKVPPAKFMVIGAGVAGLAAVGAAGSMGAIVRAFDTRPEVKEQVESMGAEFLELDYEEEEDGSGEGGYAKVMSKAFIEAEMKLFADQAMEVDIIITTALIPGKPAPELITAGMVETMRDGSVIVDLAAEQGGNCALTEPGKIISRHGVTIVGLTDLPSRLPTQSSQLYGTNLRHLLTDLTPEKDGQINVNMEDEVIRGVTVIDQGEITWPPPAPKISAAPPKEKMATVAPPVAKEEEKPSGVKAAIGMGITALLLLGVGAVAPADFLAHFTVFVLACFIGYMVIWNVSAALHTPLMSVTNAISGIIVIGALLQVSGSSTLVTGLAAVAILIATINIAGGFLVTQRMLKMFQK; the protein is encoded by the coding sequence ATGAAGATTGGAGTTCCAAAGGAAGTCCATGATGGTGAATGTCGCGTCGCTATGACCCCGGAGACTGCGGAACAGATCCAGAAACTGGGTTTTTCCGTAGCACTTGAAAGTGGGGCGGGTGAGAAGGCGCATTTCACTGATGAAGCCTATCGTGAAGCAGGCGTTGAGATCGTTGAAGATGTCAAAGCACTGTGGGCCGATTCCGATATCGTTATGAAGGTGCGCGCTCCGGAGTGTCACCCCGCCCTCGGTATCGATGAGTCAGAGCTGCTGCGTGAAGGCGGCAATCTGATCAGCTTTATCTGGCCTGCTCAAAATGAAGAGCTGCTGGAGAGGCTGAAGGCACGAAAAGCCACCATCATGGCAATGGACAGCGTTCCACGCATATCCCGTGCCCAGAAACTCGATGCCCTCAGCTCCATGGCTAACATTGCCGGTTATCGTGCTGTTGTCGAGGCCGCCTCCCAGTTTGGCCGCTTCTTCACCGGTCAGATCACCGCCGCCGGTAAAGTGCCGCCGGCCAAATTCATGGTCATTGGCGCCGGTGTTGCAGGTCTTGCCGCAGTCGGTGCCGCCGGCTCCATGGGTGCCATAGTACGCGCCTTCGATACCCGCCCTGAAGTAAAAGAGCAGGTTGAGAGCATGGGTGCTGAATTCCTCGAACTCGACTACGAGGAGGAGGAAGACGGCTCCGGTGAAGGCGGTTACGCCAAGGTGATGAGCAAAGCGTTTATCGAAGCTGAGATGAAGCTCTTTGCCGACCAGGCGATGGAGGTGGATATCATCATCACCACCGCCCTGATTCCCGGCAAACCAGCTCCTGAGCTGATCACTGCCGGCATGGTTGAGACCATGCGCGACGGCAGCGTGATTGTTGATCTCGCCGCAGAACAGGGTGGTAACTGCGCACTCACTGAGCCCGGCAAGATCATCTCCAGGCACGGCGTAACGATTGTCGGCCTTACCGACCTGCCGAGTCGCCTGCCGACTCAGTCGAGCCAGCTCTACGGTACCAACCTGAGACACCTGCTGACCGACCTGACCCCTGAGAAAGATGGTCAGATCAACGTCAACATGGAAGATGAGGTGATTCGTGGGGTAACGGTCATCGACCAGGGCGAAATCACCTGGCCGCCACCGGCACCGAAAATCTCCGCCGCTCCTCCCAAAGAGAAGATGGCAACCGTAGCGCCTCCTGTTGCAAAAGAGGAAGAGAAACCCAGTGGTGTAAAAGCGGCAATCGGCATGGGTATTACTGCTCTTCTGTTGCTTGGTGTCGGCGCTGTAGCCCCGGCAGATTTTCTCGCCCACTTCACCGTCTTCGTTCTGGCCTGCTTTATCGGCTACATGGTGATCTGGAACGTGTCGGCAGCACTGCATACACCGCTGATGAGTGTCACCAATGCCATCTCAGGCATCATCGTTATCGGTGCACTTTTACAAGTATCGGGTAGTTCTACGCTGGTTACAGGTCTGGCGGCAGTCGCTATTCTTATCGCCACAATCAACATCGCGGGTGGTTTTCTTGTCACCCAGCGCATGCTGAAAATGTTCCAGAAATAG
- a CDS encoding aconitate hydratase — protein MKPLNLTEKIFAEHQVGGGDLPAAGEVVTLRIDEAFTQDATGTMCMLQLEAMGVERVKPLSVNFVDHSMMQSGFRNPDDHQYLRTVSDKLGIIFSPPGTGICHFLNIENFVKPGMTGIGADSHTVNAGGMGAIYFGAGGYDVALAMATGEYKLPMPQVVKVNLTGALHDGVMAMDVILKMLSIVGVKGGKGKIFEYAGPGVASLSLTERATITNMGAEMGASTSIFPSDERTSEYLESRGRSSDYKPMAADENAEYADTIEIDLDALEPLIAIYPSPGNVEKISDHAGAKVDQVCVGSCTNSSYENIASFAQMLKGKRVVVDTLLYPGSRAVAMQLANSSYLSSLYASGVRVMENGCGACIGQGGSPVSKGLSLRTFNRNFPKRSGTADAEVHLVSPLVAAASALTGEITLPTGNIEIEQTPQVDDTSSFSTPPPLAEAEKVEVIRGPNIMALPDFEALPNRLEGEVMLKLGDNISTDDIQPAGIYLPLRSNVKEYAMQATFNQVDTTFAERSVAHRDAGGHGILVGGENYGQGSSREHAALCPRWLGIRAVVVSQFARIHVANLVNFGIVPLTFANVDDYAKINQGDQVAIDVSDLEGELFLEVNGEKISLNPAFEEKDVAILKAGGALPYFKATH, from the coding sequence ATGAAGCCCTTAAATTTGACAGAAAAGATCTTCGCCGAGCATCAAGTTGGCGGCGGCGATCTGCCAGCAGCGGGTGAAGTAGTCACCCTTCGCATCGATGAAGCATTCACCCAAGACGCCACCGGCACCATGTGCATGCTGCAACTTGAGGCGATGGGCGTTGAGCGGGTAAAGCCCCTCTCTGTCAACTTCGTTGATCACAGCATGATGCAGTCCGGCTTCAGAAACCCCGATGACCATCAATATCTGAGAACCGTCTCAGATAAGCTCGGCATCATCTTTTCGCCTCCCGGCACCGGTATATGTCACTTCCTCAACATTGAGAACTTCGTCAAGCCGGGCATGACCGGCATCGGCGCCGACAGTCATACCGTCAACGCCGGCGGCATGGGCGCTATCTACTTTGGTGCCGGCGGCTATGACGTCGCTCTGGCGATGGCCACAGGTGAGTACAAGCTCCCCATGCCTCAAGTGGTCAAGGTCAACCTTACAGGCGCCCTGCATGACGGTGTTATGGCTATGGATGTCATCCTCAAGATGCTCTCTATCGTCGGCGTTAAGGGCGGCAAGGGAAAGATCTTTGAGTATGCCGGTCCAGGTGTCGCCAGCCTATCCCTCACAGAGCGTGCCACCATCACCAATATGGGTGCTGAGATGGGGGCATCCACCTCCATCTTCCCCAGTGACGAGCGTACCAGTGAGTACCTTGAGAGCCGTGGGCGAAGTAGCGACTACAAGCCGATGGCAGCGGATGAAAACGCCGAGTACGCCGATACAATCGAGATCGACCTCGATGCACTGGAGCCACTAATTGCCATCTACCCCTCACCGGGTAATGTAGAAAAAATTTCAGACCACGCAGGCGCCAAGGTGGATCAGGTCTGTGTCGGCAGTTGCACCAACAGCTCCTACGAGAATATCGCCAGCTTTGCCCAAATGCTCAAAGGCAAGCGCGTGGTGGTGGATACCCTCCTCTACCCCGGCTCCCGGGCCGTCGCCATGCAGCTGGCCAACTCCAGCTACCTGAGCTCACTCTACGCCTCAGGCGTGCGGGTGATGGAGAATGGTTGCGGCGCCTGTATCGGCCAGGGCGGCTCTCCTGTCAGCAAAGGGCTCAGCCTGCGCACATTCAATCGCAACTTCCCCAAACGTTCCGGCACAGCCGATGCCGAGGTGCACCTGGTCAGCCCCCTGGTGGCAGCCGCCAGCGCATTGACCGGCGAGATCACCCTGCCCACAGGAAACATTGAGATTGAGCAGACACCTCAGGTGGATGACACCTCATCCTTCAGCACCCCACCACCCTTGGCGGAAGCGGAGAAGGTGGAGGTGATTCGTGGCCCCAACATCATGGCGCTGCCCGATTTTGAAGCACTGCCAAACAGGCTTGAAGGTGAGGTGATGCTTAAGCTGGGAGACAATATCAGCACTGATGATATTCAGCCCGCCGGTATCTATCTACCACTGCGCTCCAACGTCAAGGAGTACGCAATGCAGGCCACCTTCAACCAGGTCGATACCACTTTTGCAGAGCGCTCGGTGGCACATCGTGATGCAGGTGGTCATGGTATCCTGGTTGGTGGAGAGAACTACGGACAAGGCAGCTCCCGCGAGCATGCTGCACTCTGTCCTCGCTGGCTCGGTATCCGGGCGGTAGTGGTTTCACAGTTTGCCCGTATTCACGTGGCAAATCTGGTCAATTTTGGTATCGTGCCGCTAACATTCGCCAACGTTGATGACTACGCAAAGATTAACCAGGGCGATCAGGTTGCGATCGATGTCTCGGATCTCGAGGGTGAGCTGTTCCTTGAGGTCAACGGGGAGAAGATTTCATTGAACCCGGCTTTTGAAGAGAAGGATGTGGCCATCCTGAAAGCAGGTGGTGCCCTGCCCTACTTTAAAGCCACACACTAG
- a CDS encoding 2Fe-2S iron-sulfur cluster-binding protein — protein MGEQAEDSGRSGDQVNLTINGKSISAPSSLSVIQALWHTGYPRVKSVGCLEGVCGSCRVMVRRVDSREVTTELGCQVLIEEGMQVNFLLFPTPTHHRYQLEEINSSWEVQGKFHKFFPEAEMCRHCGGCNQTCPKGISVELGVELASKGRFEEAGALFIECVLCNLCQTACPESIAPNHVGLFSRRVSAYFHIRPSNLINRLEKLRKGELEIIK, from the coding sequence ATGGGTGAACAAGCAGAAGATAGCGGAAGAAGTGGCGACCAGGTCAACCTGACCATCAACGGAAAGTCGATTTCCGCACCATCTTCACTCTCGGTGATCCAGGCGCTCTGGCATACCGGTTATCCGAGGGTAAAAAGTGTCGGCTGTCTGGAGGGAGTTTGCGGTTCCTGCCGTGTCATGGTTCGTCGGGTAGACAGCCGTGAAGTGACTACAGAGCTGGGCTGTCAGGTGCTTATCGAAGAGGGGATGCAGGTCAATTTCCTACTTTTTCCCACACCGACCCACCATCGCTATCAACTTGAAGAGATCAATAGCTCCTGGGAAGTACAGGGGAAATTCCACAAGTTCTTCCCCGAAGCGGAAATGTGTAGGCATTGTGGTGGCTGTAACCAGACCTGCCCAAAAGGGATCAGTGTGGAACTCGGTGTAGAGCTCGCATCCAAGGGCCGTTTTGAAGAGGCGGGGGCACTGTTTATTGAGTGCGTCCTATGTAATCTCTGCCAAACGGCCTGCCCTGAGTCTATTGCTCCAAACCATGTCGGTCTCTTCTCCAGACGGGTGTCTGCCTATTTCCATATTCGGCCATCGAACCTGATCAACCGCCTTGAAAAACTGCGTAAAGGCGAGCTGGAGATTATCAAATAA
- a CDS encoding FAD-dependent oxidoreductase, whose amino-acid sequence MTNGIPYATALEQYEPKAERPLPDQEMSGEELRRAYHPDHYADSIVELNVGTNKGDACHRQLADILQADARIDEADLAGAPIVETDVLVIGGGGAGCAAALTASRGGASVILATKLRIGDSNTVMAEGGIQASIEKDDTPQMHYDDTLKGGHQNVNKDLVAKLVMNGPDVVRWLIQQGMQFDLDKYGDLLTRRAGGTSADRIVYYRDYTGLEMMRVLQEAVRTSRIDVWDYSPAVELLSDELGHCAGAVISSLEDNRYKLIKAKSVIIATGGIGRLHLNKFPTSNHFGATGDGLVLAYRLGARLQDVDSFQYHPSGLAYPQHLAGTLITEAVRSAGAYLLNGNGDRFIEELQPRDQVAAAILRECAEGRGVTVDGGGQGIWLDTPGVELREPGIFDARFPKLIELGKKSNIDPRKQPLLIYPTLHYQNGGVVIDENCQSSVPGLYCVGEVCGGIHGRNRLMGNALLEIIAFGRIAGNHAMETAPSHKHKKSSIEHLSQLRRELTLANMPMDKQGPALFPSYAKFENDSDYGGLHKTTQVES is encoded by the coding sequence ATGACTAACGGCATCCCATACGCCACTGCGCTAGAGCAGTATGAGCCCAAGGCTGAACGCCCTTTACCTGATCAGGAGATGAGCGGCGAAGAGCTGCGACGAGCCTATCATCCTGATCACTATGCGGACTCCATCGTTGAACTGAATGTCGGCACCAACAAGGGCGATGCCTGCCATCGGCAGTTGGCAGACATTCTCCAGGCCGATGCCCGTATTGACGAAGCGGATCTTGCAGGAGCGCCCATTGTAGAGACCGATGTACTGGTCATTGGTGGCGGTGGTGCGGGCTGTGCGGCTGCGCTGACGGCCTCCAGAGGCGGCGCCAGTGTGATACTGGCGACCAAGCTGCGCATTGGTGACAGCAATACCGTGATGGCGGAGGGTGGGATTCAGGCCTCCATCGAAAAAGATGATACGCCCCAGATGCACTACGATGACACCCTCAAGGGTGGGCATCAGAATGTGAATAAGGATCTGGTGGCCAAGCTGGTGATGAACGGCCCTGATGTGGTTCGTTGGCTGATCCAGCAGGGGATGCAGTTTGACCTGGATAAGTATGGCGATCTGCTGACCCGCAGGGCCGGTGGCACCTCCGCAGACCGGATCGTCTACTATCGTGACTACACCGGCCTTGAGATGATGCGGGTGCTTCAGGAAGCGGTACGCACCAGCCGCATAGATGTATGGGACTACAGCCCGGCGGTTGAGCTGCTCTCTGATGAGTTGGGCCACTGTGCCGGTGCCGTTATCTCATCTCTTGAAGATAACCGCTATAAGCTGATCAAAGCCAAGTCGGTCATTATTGCTACTGGTGGTATCGGTCGCCTGCACCTCAATAAATTCCCTACCTCCAACCACTTTGGCGCCACTGGTGATGGTTTGGTGTTGGCCTATCGCCTGGGTGCCAGGCTGCAGGATGTGGACTCTTTCCAGTACCACCCCTCAGGCCTTGCCTATCCACAGCATCTGGCTGGTACTCTGATTACCGAGGCGGTGCGCTCGGCGGGCGCTTACCTGCTCAATGGTAACGGCGATCGTTTCATTGAGGAGCTTCAGCCCCGCGATCAGGTGGCGGCAGCGATACTTCGTGAGTGCGCAGAGGGACGGGGTGTCACGGTTGACGGTGGAGGGCAGGGTATCTGGCTCGACACACCAGGCGTGGAGCTGCGTGAGCCGGGTATTTTTGATGCCCGTTTCCCGAAACTGATTGAACTGGGGAAGAAGAGTAATATCGATCCCAGAAAACAGCCGCTGCTGATCTACCCAACACTTCACTACCAAAACGGTGGTGTAGTTATTGACGAGAATTGTCAGAGCAGCGTGCCTGGACTCTACTGCGTGGGTGAAGTCTGTGGCGGTATCCATGGGCGTAACCGCCTGATGGGTAATGCTCTGCTAGAAATCATCGCATTTGGTCGTATTGCCGGGAACCATGCGATGGAGACCGCACCTTCGCATAAACATAAAAAGTCCTCGATTGAACATTTGAGCCAGCTGCGTCGTGAATTGACCCTGGCCAATATGCCAATGGATAAGCAGGGGCCGGCACTCTTCCCCAGCTATGCCAAATTCGAAAATGATTCGGACTATGGCGGTCTGCACAAAACTACCCAGGTGGAGAGCTGA
- a CDS encoding NADH-ubiquinone oxidoreductase-F iron-sulfur binding region domain-containing protein gives MSKDCLNQVLFHPDSRVGPDLSAWLKGFGGEGLVNALGNLDAITPEIKRAGLLGLGGSGFPTYFKWEKVAAQESQEKYLICNGNEDEPGTFKDRVLLEETPHQVIEGATITALATGINRIVFYINPHMTKPLESMRQAVAQWEESELFFTASKKLEQPLSYHIVPSSGHYIGGEETAAIESVEGKFPFPRGKPPYPAESGVHGQPTLINNIETLANVSHIVRNGAEWYQGLGLGEANGTKIYCLSGDVLRPGTYELPMGTPLSELINVYGEGMLVGKKLKAVFTGGPSNTILTPKDLDVPLDFDSVKARRSALGTGAMIVVSQGTGIVKRVAEYVDFFASSSCGQCPPCKTGTYYASQLLGKIDTGQGTRADLDTLINLCKILPGAGRCHLLDGAIKVIDSSLYHFMGEYEQSLRN, from the coding sequence ATGTCAAAAGATTGTCTGAATCAGGTGCTGTTTCACCCCGATAGCCGTGTAGGTCCAGACCTGAGTGCCTGGCTGAAAGGTTTCGGTGGTGAAGGGCTGGTGAATGCGCTGGGAAATCTCGATGCAATCACCCCTGAAATTAAGCGTGCCGGTCTACTGGGGCTTGGTGGCAGCGGTTTTCCCACCTACTTCAAATGGGAGAAGGTGGCGGCTCAGGAGAGCCAGGAAAAATACCTGATCTGTAACGGCAACGAGGATGAGCCGGGTACTTTCAAGGATCGCGTTCTGTTGGAGGAGACCCCCCATCAGGTGATCGAGGGCGCCACCATTACTGCCCTTGCCACAGGGATCAACCGGATTGTCTTCTATATCAATCCGCACATGACCAAACCGCTGGAGAGTATGCGTCAGGCGGTGGCACAGTGGGAGGAGTCAGAGCTTTTCTTTACCGCCTCGAAGAAACTAGAGCAGCCACTCAGCTATCACATCGTTCCCAGTTCCGGTCACTATATTGGTGGTGAAGAGACTGCTGCGATTGAGTCGGTTGAGGGTAAGTTTCCCTTTCCTCGCGGCAAGCCGCCGTATCCTGCCGAGTCGGGTGTCCATGGGCAGCCGACCCTTATTAACAATATCGAAACCCTGGCCAATGTCTCCCATATCGTCCGTAACGGTGCTGAATGGTATCAGGGGCTGGGGCTTGGTGAAGCCAACGGCACTAAGATCTACTGTCTCAGCGGTGATGTCCTTAGACCCGGAACCTACGAACTGCCCATGGGGACGCCGTTGTCGGAGCTGATCAATGTCTACGGCGAAGGGATGCTGGTGGGGAAAAAGCTGAAAGCGGTCTTTACTGGGGGACCCTCCAATACCATCCTTACCCCCAAGGATCTGGATGTTCCTCTCGATTTCGACTCGGTGAAAGCACGTCGCTCGGCACTGGGTACAGGAGCCATGATCGTGGTCTCCCAGGGTACCGGCATTGTTAAACGGGTGGCGGAGTATGTTGACTTCTTTGCCTCCTCCTCCTGTGGTCAGTGTCCCCCCTGCAAGACGGGCACCTATTACGCCTCCCAGCTGTTGGGAAAGATTGACACCGGGCAGGGCACCCGGGCGGATCTGGATACGTTGATCAACCTCTGTAAAATTTTGCCGGGTGCGGGCAGATGCCACTTGTTGGATGGTGCCATCAAGGTTATCGATAGTTCGCTCTATCACTTCATGGGCGAGTATGAGCAGTCGTTGAGAAACTGA
- the phnD gene encoding phosphate/phosphite/phosphonate ABC transporter substrate-binding protein, whose translation MSRFASRNRRLAYSTVVGRTRLSSILSILLLLSLCFPLSSIAVSAETSNGAATPGQTLSFGVYAHIRSTEMIKKMRPFQEYMERKLARKGVPLKIRMRIFPTYNDAIHALVEGRVDFVRFGPVSYVLAKQKNPRIHLLAMESNNGKKWFSGVISVPLDSPIRSLDDLKGKRFAFGSRSSTTGRYLAQAALVKAGIRAENLAGHAYLGRHDKVAFAVASKSYDAGATNENTYNKYAEKKGLRKIVEFPCVTKPWVAREDLDESILSALGSALLTLDDEAFLKTIKRSGLLPAEDADYDLIREGMETAKRFYSKP comes from the coding sequence ATGTCCCGTTTTGCATCACGAAATCGAAGACTCGCTTATTCGACGGTCGTTGGTCGTACACGCCTCTCCAGTATTCTCTCCATTCTCCTACTGCTCTCCCTCTGCTTTCCTCTGTCATCGATAGCGGTATCGGCTGAAACCTCCAACGGCGCAGCTACTCCCGGCCAGACCCTCTCATTCGGGGTGTATGCGCATATCCGCTCCACAGAGATGATAAAGAAGATGCGTCCGTTCCAGGAGTATATGGAACGGAAGCTTGCCCGCAAGGGAGTTCCTCTCAAGATCAGGATGAGGATCTTTCCCACCTATAACGACGCGATCCATGCATTGGTGGAAGGGCGGGTGGACTTTGTCCGTTTCGGTCCGGTCAGCTATGTTCTGGCCAAGCAGAAGAACCCGAGGATTCATCTGCTGGCGATGGAGAGCAACAATGGTAAAAAGTGGTTCAGTGGGGTGATCTCGGTGCCTTTGGATTCTCCCATTCGATCTCTTGATGATCTGAAAGGTAAACGCTTCGCCTTTGGCAGCAGGAGTTCCACCACCGGCCGTTATCTCGCTCAGGCTGCCTTGGTGAAGGCAGGCATCCGGGCCGAAAACCTTGCCGGTCACGCTTATCTGGGGCGACATGACAAGGTGGCATTTGCAGTGGCTTCAAAAAGCTACGATGCGGGCGCCACCAATGAAAACACCTACAACAAGTACGCTGAAAAGAAGGGGCTGCGCAAAATAGTTGAATTCCCCTGTGTCACTAAACCCTGGGTGGCCCGCGAAGACCTTGATGAGTCGATTCTTTCCGCTCTGGGCTCGGCTCTGTTGACGCTGGATGACGAGGCGTTCTTGAAGACGATCAAACGTAGTGGATTACTGCCGGCTGAGGATGCCGATTATGATCTGATCAGGGAGGGGATGGAGACCGCCAAGCGGTTTTACTCGAAGCCATGA
- a CDS encoding response regulator, with product MSLSLKILSIILAVLVFLLSLFGWFSVSNEQQGLRNLLDKQGNALAQVVAAFSIESLLMEDYPVLETVLETIGSQNPNALSMEVVHKERVVAAYHAGRGESGSRFQAEIIVPAADGTSGTKLGEVHLILSNRDGTMHLASRKRDVRNSFVLITFVLGFVLIVILRRTVLKPVEGLTDYAERIASNRILLGDSIHESPVDTEQVTDSAHPKSIFHHLEHDEIDRLKKSLESMHLAVDKKEEQLRWHNKNLELLVYERTSELLEAKEKAEASDQAKSRFLANMSHEIRTPMNGVLGFTRLLSRTSLTEQQDEYIRTISASAENLQVIIDEILDYSKIEAGYMVFEEQPFDLLEVIDATVAMFAPRALDKGLELVHGIHKDVGSRWIGDRVRLRQVISNLLDNAIKFTERGMASLWVEADTDDVDKGGIRFIVKDSGIGIDTALREQMFRPFSQGDSSMTRRFGGTGLGLAISSQLVKGMGGTIGVESTEGEGALFWFTVRLEHQTTTEANEYTDKLFQGTNAWLYDHNPIGSQTMSHLLQRMGIAVQVLEQAVIPEKHEAEFGLLLVNDGGCAEEQERIKTLLISLEKSERIETVLFTNRPDESIASHGGFKASLTLPRVIGFYPLKKVLMDLLQECSTDGPSQTVSVISSTQSAPRYEGVNILIVDDNNINRMLTRTILSEQGAEIVEAESGQQAIDETRERRFDLILMDIQMPNMSGSEAARRIRQQEQGYRTPIVALTAHAMPEEREQFLNEGLDACVIKPVDEQALNDILKRYCGVSQE from the coding sequence ATGAGCCTCTCACTCAAGATTCTTTCGATTATCCTTGCAGTATTGGTTTTTCTACTCTCTCTCTTTGGCTGGTTTTCTGTATCCAATGAGCAGCAGGGTCTTAGGAACCTGTTGGATAAACAGGGAAACGCTCTGGCACAGGTGGTTGCGGCTTTTAGTATTGAGAGCCTGTTGATGGAGGATTATCCGGTACTTGAGACGGTCCTTGAAACCATCGGAAGTCAAAACCCAAACGCCCTCTCCATGGAAGTGGTGCATAAAGAGCGGGTGGTTGCAGCCTATCATGCGGGGCGAGGCGAAAGTGGATCCAGGTTTCAGGCTGAGATCATTGTTCCCGCAGCAGACGGCACGTCCGGCACAAAGCTTGGGGAGGTACATCTTATCCTCTCGAATCGTGATGGCACGATGCATTTGGCTAGCAGGAAGCGGGATGTTCGCAATTCATTTGTGTTGATCACCTTTGTGCTGGGCTTTGTACTTATAGTGATTTTGCGTAGAACGGTATTGAAGCCTGTAGAAGGGTTGACTGACTACGCGGAGCGGATTGCATCGAATCGGATATTGCTTGGTGACTCAATCCATGAGTCACCCGTTGATACTGAACAGGTGACAGATTCCGCTCATCCGAAAAGTATCTTTCATCATTTGGAACACGATGAAATCGATCGTTTGAAAAAGAGTCTGGAGTCCATGCACTTGGCCGTGGACAAGAAAGAGGAGCAGCTGCGCTGGCACAATAAGAATCTGGAACTGTTGGTCTATGAACGTACCAGCGAGTTGTTGGAGGCAAAGGAGAAAGCGGAGGCATCGGATCAGGCCAAGAGCCGGTTTCTTGCCAATATGAGCCATGAGATTCGGACACCGATGAATGGGGTGCTGGGATTTACCCGACTACTCTCGCGTACCTCTCTCACAGAGCAACAGGATGAGTACATTCGTACCATTTCAGCTTCGGCTGAGAATCTCCAGGTGATCATTGATGAGATCCTTGATTACTCCAAGATCGAGGCCGGCTACATGGTGTTTGAGGAGCAGCCATTTGATCTGTTGGAGGTTATCGATGCCACAGTGGCAATGTTTGCGCCCAGAGCACTGGATAAGGGACTTGAGCTGGTGCACGGAATTCATAAGGATGTGGGGTCGAGGTGGATTGGGGATCGGGTACGACTCCGGCAAGTGATATCCAATCTGCTGGATAACGCCATCAAGTTCACTGAACGCGGCATGGCATCCCTCTGGGTGGAAGCTGATACCGATGATGTTGATAAAGGCGGGATCCGTTTCATCGTCAAGGACAGCGGTATCGGTATCGATACCGCATTACGGGAACAGATGTTTAGGCCATTTTCTCAGGGTGACAGCAGTATGACTCGCCGCTTTGGCGGTACGGGTTTGGGTTTAGCCATCTCCAGCCAGTTGGTGAAGGGGATGGGCGGTACCATCGGTGTGGAGAGTACAGAGGGGGAGGGGGCGCTGTTCTGGTTTACGGTTAGGCTGGAGCATCAGACAACCACGGAAGCCAATGAATATACGGACAAGTTATTTCAGGGAACTAATGCGTGGTTATATGACCACAACCCCATCGGCAGTCAGACAATGAGTCATCTCCTTCAGCGGATGGGGATCGCCGTGCAGGTGTTGGAGCAAGCGGTGATTCCCGAGAAACATGAAGCGGAGTTTGGATTACTGCTGGTGAATGACGGCGGATGTGCGGAAGAGCAGGAGAGGATTAAGACGCTTTTGATCTCACTCGAGAAGAGTGAACGAATAGAGACAGTACTTTTTACCAATCGTCCAGATGAGAGTATCGCCTCCCATGGAGGATTCAAAGCATCATTGACTCTACCAAGGGTAATCGGCTTTTACCCACTTAAAAAGGTATTGATGGATCTATTGCAGGAGTGCTCTACAGATGGGCCGTCTCAGACGGTGTCGGTCATCTCTTCCACACAATCTGCACCGCGATATGAGGGGGTCAATATTCTGATCGTAGATGACAATAACATTAATCGGATGTTGACCAGGACCATTCTCTCAGAGCAGGGTGCTGAAATTGTTGAGGCGGAAAGCGGTCAACAGGCCATTGACGAGACGAGGGAACGGCGCTTCGATCTGATCCTGATGGATATACAGATGCCGAATATGAGCGGGTCAGAGGCGGCCAGGAGAATTCGTCAACAAGAGCAGGGATATCGCACTCCCATTGTGGCGCTGACAGCCCACGCTATGCCGGAAGAGCGTGAGCAATTTCTGAATGAGGGACTGGATGCCTGTGTGATCAAGCCGGTTGATGAGCAGGCGTTGAATGATATTCTGAAGCGTTATTGCGGAGTCTCTCAGGAATAG